In Fundidesulfovibrio putealis DSM 16056, a genomic segment contains:
- the rimI gene encoding ribosomal protein S18-alanine N-acetyltransferase, with translation MPRVSGWAEAKQCMPVAAGMPVELGKSDIPALVALERLCFSVPWSAKQYETVIGNEPFHLFGIREGQELVGYLTLFAAAWEMEILNIAVHPSWRRQGHGQRMLSHVLHLCRKMGIKRGYLEVRRSNIPAQGLYTAFGFEEVGVRRRYYPDNREDAIIMRLDLETAPSRTD, from the coding sequence ATGCCGCGCGTTTCAGGCTGGGCCGAGGCCAAACAATGCATGCCCGTCGCGGCGGGCATGCCCGTGGAACTGGGCAAAAGCGATATCCCGGCCCTGGTGGCCCTGGAGCGCCTGTGCTTCTCCGTTCCCTGGTCCGCAAAACAATACGAGACCGTGATCGGCAACGAGCCCTTCCACCTGTTCGGCATCCGCGAGGGCCAGGAACTCGTCGGATATCTGACGCTGTTCGCCGCCGCCTGGGAGATGGAAATCCTCAATATCGCTGTGCATCCCTCCTGGCGTCGTCAGGGCCACGGCCAGCGCATGCTCTCCCACGTCTTGCATCTTTGTCGCAAGATGGGCATAAAACGCGGGTATTTGGAAGTGCGGCGGTCCAATATCCCTGCCCAGGGCCTGTACACGGCTTTCGGCTTCGAGGAAGTGGGCGTGCGCAGGCGCTATTACCCGGATAACCGGGAAGACGCCATCATCATGCGCCTGGACCTGGAAACGGCCCCCTCCCGGACGGACTGA